CCGCCGCGGGATGGCGCGCACCGGGCGGACCGTGGAGATCGATGTCGAGGTGCAGACCGTCGGCCAGGCCGTCGAAGCCCTCGATGCCGGGGCCCGCTGGATCATGCTCGACAACATGCCGGTGGCCGAGATCGAGCAGGTCGTGAAGATCCGGGCCGAGCGCCCGGACGCCTCCCGGATCCTGCTGGAGGCCTCGGGCACCGTCCGCCTGGACGGCGTCCACGCCATCGCCGAGACGGGCGTCGACCTCATCTCCGTCGGCGCGTTGACGCACAGCGCGCCCGCACTGGACCTGACGATGCTGCTCACGACCGGCCCGGTGCCATGCCCGAGGTAGCGATCGTCGACGCCTGCCAGCGAGACGGCAGGGGCGGCAGTCCGACCGCGGTTCTCGACGACGCACCGTTCGGCGATGACGAACGAGCCCGCATTCCCGAGGAGTTGGGAACCTCGCACGCCGTCTTCATCCGCGCGACCGGAATCGAGCACGGCCGTCCGTCCCACACGCTCCGGTTCTTCACCGCCGAGGGCGAACTGCCCGCCTGCGGCCACGGCACCGTCGCCGCCTTGGCGCTGCTCGCCGAACGTGACGGCGCCCCCGACTACCACGCCGTCCTGCACACGGCGAGCCGCCGTTTCGAAGGCCGGGCCACCCGAGTCGGGGGCGGCGGCGTGACAGCGTCGTTCGGCCTGGGCCCGGTGAGCCTGCGCGACGCCCGGGCACCCGAGCTGGAGGCGATCGCGGCAAGCCTCGGACTCGCCGTCGCCGGAGAGGCCTGTGTGGCGTCGAACGGACGGCCGAGGCTTCTGCTTCCCGTCCGGTCACGCGCCGAACTGGGCCGCCTCGCTCCGGACTTCGCCCTGCTGCGCTCAGCCAGCGACCGCTTCGGCCTGCTGGGCTGCTACGTCTACTCGGTCCCCGACCGGCACGGCCGGGCGGAAGCCCGGATGTTCGCCCCGTCGATCGGCGTCCCCGAGGACATCGCCAACGCCAACAGCACGGCCTGCCTGGCCGCGCACGCGGCCCGATCCGGTACGGACCGCCTCACCGTCGACATGGGCGATCACCTCGGCAACCCGTCCACCATCACCGCGACCATCGACCGCAGCCGCCCGGAACACCACGTCCGAGTCGGCGGCCGAGCCACGATCGTCCGAACAGTCGTGCGCTGACCCGCCGGCAACTCCGGAGCGCGATCGGTCCTCCTTTCCGGTGCTGATCCAACGCTTCCGCTTGCGCGGACCGCCGGAGTCAGTACCGTGCCGTCCGTGAGGCACCTGCGTCGTGGCCGTGGTCCCGGTGCAGGCTGGTTGCCTACGGAGGGTCACCCCGCAGGCGAGGACCGGAGGTTCCCCGTGACGGATGAGGCACTGACGCAGTACCGCAGCTACGCCTGGGAGGACGAGCACGGGATCCGCTACGTGGCCGCCTACCCGGGCGACGAGGAGGCCGACGAGGAGTACAAGGCCCAACTGCGCGCGATGGGCGCCCGAGTGGCGGCCGACCTGGTGGCCGAGCAGGAGGCTGAGCATGAGCCCAAGAGCGCGAGGCCTTCGCTGCGGCTGATCCGCGGCGGAGGCTCTTCATGAACGTGTGACCGAGCGCGTCGCGCTTGAGGTGCGGTAGCTGCTCTTCGACCAGGGCGACCAGGGTCACGACACTGCCCCAGGCGATCGTCACCGTCACCCTGGTCACGGCCCTGCTGCCGCACATGAGTCGGGCGGTCATCGAACAGCGCATCAGCGACCTGCGCGCCGACCTCTCGCGAGCACTTCGGGTCAGCGGCGTCGTCATCGTCCCGGCCGCCTTCGCCTTCCTCGCCTTCGGCCCCCGGATCGCCCGACTCCTGTTCGCCCACGGCACCACCGACGTCGCCGCCGTCCTCCCCCTGGGGCACATGCTGCAGGCCTTCGGGCTCGGACTGATTCCCTTCTCCGCCCAGTACCTCTTCCTGCGCGGCTTCTACGCCTTCGACGACACCCGCACCCCGTTCCACCTGTCCCTGTGGATCAGTGGCACGAACATCGCCCTCGCCACCGCCTGCCACCTGCTGCTCCCGCCGCGCTGGGCGGTCACCGGGATGGCCGCCGCATACGCGCTCTCCTACGGCATCGGCCTGATACTGACCGTGCTCCGGCTGCGGCGCCGCACCCAGGGACTGCTGGACGGGCGCCGAATCTGCCGCACCTACGGCAAGCTGACCGCGGCGGCGGCACTCGCGGGGGCGGCGGGCTGGCTCGTCGCCGCCGGCTGTACCAACGGCCTGGCGGCCCACTTCCGGGCGCCGATCCTTTCGCTGGCGGCGGGAGGTCTCACCATGGCCCTGCTGTTCGTTCTCCTCGCCCGGCTCCTCAGGATCGGGGAACTGCGCGCCGTTCCCGGGGTGCGCTGAGCACGGTCCCTGAAACGCCGTTCGGTTTCCCACCGGCTCGGGCGGGAAGCCGGGGCGCCGCCGTCGTCGGCAGGGCCGTGGACGTCCAACCGGCTTTCCCGGGCGGAGCGTTCAGCTGCGGGCGGGGGTGGGGTGGGCCGCCCGTCCGGTGTGAGACTCGTGCCGACCGCTGTCGCACGGCTCGGCGAGCGGGACCGGCCGGCGGCGGGTGAGCGCCAGCAGCAGTGCGAGCTGGACGGCCGCGCCGACGGTCAGGCCGGCCCACACGCCGGTCACCCCGAGCGGGCCCGACAGGGCGGTCGCGGAGGCGAGTTGGGCACCCAGGCCGACGGCGACGGCGACCACCAGCGACCGTCCGGCACCCGCCGCCTGGTGCACGCCGCCGAGGGCCACGACGAGCGCGTACGGGAGCAGGTAGAGCGCCGCCATGCGCAGGAAGCCGGCGGACTGCCCGGCGACGGCCGGGTCGTCGGTGAACAACGCGCTCACCGGGACCGCCACCACGGCGGTCAGCACCGCCGCACCCGCGCCGAGGACGGCCGCGAGCCGCCCGGTGGCGCGGCCCAGCGAGCGCAGCGCGGCGCTCTCGCCCGCGCCGGTGAGGCGGGCGGCCTCGATCGCGGCGGCCTGCCGCAGCGCGTAGAACGCCATGGTGACGACGAGCAGCACGCGGTAGCCGACCCCGTAGCCGGCGACGGCCGCCACACCGAAGCCGGCGACCAGAGCGAGTTGGGCCGTCCCGGCGGCCATCCGGGCGGTGAAGTCGAGGCCGAACGGTGATCCGGCCCGGACGATCCGGCCCATGGCTACTCCAACCCCCGCGGCCGGAGCAGACGTTCGCGGCCGGAGCCGGAGCGTGACCGCGAACGCCATCGCCCGGGAGACCGTCAGCGCCAGCGCCGCGCCGGTCACGCCGAGGCCCGGCAGCGGGCCCGCGCCGAGGACGAGCAGCGGGTCGAGGGCGAGCAGCAGCGCGTTGGACAGCAGCGCGATCCGCATCGGGGTGCGGGTGTCGCCCGCGCCCTTGAACAGCTCGTCGGCGACGCGCTGGCCGAAGAACAGGCCGAACGCGGGGAACGCGACGGCGAGGTAGCCGGCGGCGAGCCCGGCCGCCGGGCCGTCCAGGAAGGCGCCCGCCAGCCGTTCGCGCAGCAGGAAGCCGGGGACGGCGAGTGCGAGGGTGCCCAGTGCGCAGAGCCGCCATGCCGCGCGGGTGGTGCGGGCGGCGTCGGTGTCGTCGGCGGCGCCGAGGGCGCGGGAGAGCCGCAGACTGGTGCCGGATCCGACCACGAGGACGAGGCCGAGCAGCAGGTTCTCCACGGTGCCCGCGAGGGTGACGGCGGCGACGGCCGCCCCGCCGAGGCCGGCCACCCAGAAGGTGCCGATGACCGAGGCGATCACGCCCGACAGGAGTTCGGCGTAGACCGGTCCGGCCAGGGCGGTCAGTCGTGTCAGGTGTCCGCGCATGTTCTCTCCCCGCATGCCCTCTCCCCACTCCGCCGCCCCAGGGCGGCACGCAACGGCCTCGA
The nucleotide sequence above comes from Streptomyces kaniharaensis. Encoded proteins:
- a CDS encoding PhzF family phenazine biosynthesis protein, translated to MPEVAIVDACQRDGRGGSPTAVLDDAPFGDDERARIPEELGTSHAVFIRATGIEHGRPSHTLRFFTAEGELPACGHGTVAALALLAERDGAPDYHAVLHTASRRFEGRATRVGGGGVTASFGLGPVSLRDARAPELEAIAASLGLAVAGEACVASNGRPRLLLPVRSRAELGRLAPDFALLRSASDRFGLLGCYVYSVPDRHGRAEARMFAPSIGVPEDIANANSTACLAAHAARSGTDRLTVDMGDHLGNPSTITATIDRSRPEHHVRVGGRATIVRTVVR
- the murJ gene encoding murein biosynthesis integral membrane protein MurJ, with amino-acid sequence MRCGSCSSTRATRVTTLPQAIVTVTLVTALLPHMSRAVIEQRISDLRADLSRALRVSGVVIVPAAFAFLAFGPRIARLLFAHGTTDVAAVLPLGHMLQAFGLGLIPFSAQYLFLRGFYAFDDTRTPFHLSLWISGTNIALATACHLLLPPRWAVTGMAAAYALSYGIGLILTVLRLRRRTQGLLDGRRICRTYGKLTAAAALAGAAGWLVAAGCTNGLAAHFRAPILSLAAGGLTMALLFVLLARLLRIGELRAVPGVR
- a CDS encoding MATE family efflux transporter, with the protein product MRGENMRGHLTRLTALAGPVYAELLSGVIASVIGTFWVAGLGGAAVAAVTLAGTVENLLLGLVLVVGSGTSLRLSRALGAADDTDAARTTRAAWRLCALGTLALAVPGFLLRERLAGAFLDGPAAGLAAGYLAVAFPAFGLFFGQRVADELFKGAGDTRTPMRIALLSNALLLALDPLLVLGAGPLPGLGVTGAALALTVSRAMAFAVTLRLRPRTSAPAAGVGVAMGRIVRAGSPFGLDFTARMAAGTAQLALVAGFGVAAVAGYGVGYRVLLVVTMAFYALRQAAAIEAARLTGAGESAALRSLGRATGRLAAVLGAGAAVLTAVVAVPVSALFTDDPAVAGQSAGFLRMAALYLLPYALVVALGGVHQAAGAGRSLVVAVAVGLGAQLASATALSGPLGVTGVWAGLTVGAAVQLALLLALTRRRPVPLAEPCDSGRHESHTGRAAHPTPARS